In one Coccinella septempunctata chromosome 6, icCocSept1.1, whole genome shotgun sequence genomic region, the following are encoded:
- the LOC123314900 gene encoding lipase 1-like isoform X2 produces the protein MPVLFVHGLTACADSFFVKKNESGPIFLADHGYDVWLLNSRGTRESSNHTILNPDNDKEFWYFSWQETGLYDLPLAIDVVLKHNVHDKLFLIGHSEGSTIIFVTLSERPEYNEKVALSIHWGTSVYHKGCSSVLFLSALCKVLEPMLLDLTERLSFFGTRPMSKLRDMIVLMCRYTIFKSACFELAKFGLQSEDSQIQYVRDWSFYISKSLCGGSIRELQHYMQVGLTGRFARFSYGPKRNLQVYNSTEPPLFHLENVKSPVVLWCGKKDVFCVDDDMNKLKSQLQNVVTTDFRGHKLFSHIDFLVAKDVDKYIYKDMLALMKKYST, from the exons ATGCCTGTACTTTTCGTACATGGACTTACAGCATGCGCAGATAGCTTCTTCGTGAAGAAAAACGAATCTGGGCCAATTTTTCTGGCAGATCATGGTTATGACGTCTGGCTCTTGAACAGCAGGGGTACTAGAGAATCCAGCAATCACACTATACTGAACCCAGACAACGATAAGGAATTTTGGTACTTCAG CTGGCAAGAAACAGGCCTCTACGATCTCCCGTTAGCGATCGACGTTGTCTTGAAGCATAATGTGCACGACAAATTGTTCCTTATTGGACATTCCGAGGGTTCTACCATCATTTTCGTCACTTTATCAGAAAGACCGGAATATAATGAAAAGGTGGCCCTCTCAATCCATTGGGGAACGTCGGTTTACCATAAGGGATGCTCATCGGTACTATTTCTATCAGCGTTGTGCAAAGTACTTGAGCCGATGCTTTTA GATTTAACAGAAAGACTGAGCTTTTTTGGAACTAGACCGATGTCTAAATTGAGGGACATGATAGTATTGATGTGTAGATATACAATATTCAAGAGCGCCTGTTTTGAATTGGCCAAATTTGGCTTACAGAGTGAAGATTCTCAGATTCAGTATGTA CGCGATTGGTCATTCTACATTAGTAAGTCATTGTGTGGAGGCAGTATTAGGGAACTTCAACACTACATGCAGGTGGGGCTCACTG GTAGATTTGCAAGATTCAGCTATGGACCTAAGAGAAACCTTCAAGTGTACAATTCAACAGAACCCCCTCTTTTCCACCTGGAAAACGTCAAATCTCCAGTCGTTCTGTGGTGTGGTAAAAAAGACGTTTTTTGTGTCGACGATGACATGAACAAATTGAAGTCCCAGTTGCAGAATGTGGTGACAACAGACTTCAGGGGTCACAAATTGTTCAGTCACATCGACTTTCTGGTAGCGAAGGACGTTGATAAATACATCTACAAGGATATGCTGgctttgatgaaaaaatattcgacTTAA
- the LOC123314904 gene encoding mediator of RNA polymerase II transcription subunit 22 isoform X2: MFQASLKEIVKLAKGEHDTQLSRMTQCEQDTFEMHVRAANIVRAGESLMKLVSDIKQYLILNDFPSVNEAITQNSKLFRTKQAECDQKLMSLRDDIAADLYDLEEEYYSSINK, encoded by the exons ATGTTTCAAGCATCATTAAAAG AAATAGTAAAACTTGCTAAAGGAGAGCATGATACACAGCTGTCCAGAATGACACAGTGTGAACAAGATACTTTCGAGATGCATGTTCGAGCAGCTAATATTGTTCGAGCCGGTGAATCTCTGATGAAATTAGTGTCTGATATCAAACAGTACCTGATTTTGAATGATTTCCCTTCAGTCAACGAAGCTATTACACAAAATTCCAAACTCTTTAG AACCAAACAAGCTGAATGCGACCAAAAACTGATGTCTTTGCGAGATGACATAGCTGCAGATCTGTATGACTTGGAAGAGGAGTACTACAGTAGTATTAATAAATAA
- the LOC123314900 gene encoding lipase 1-like isoform X1 → MAHVHSLIILFLCRVILGESGWTMDYDVDGDLSLDDLVKKLGYDGIESYYGTAPDGYIINVKHIKRENAQNLMPVLFVHGLTACADSFFVKKNESGPIFLADHGYDVWLLNSRGTRESSNHTILNPDNDKEFWYFSWQETGLYDLPLAIDVVLKHNVHDKLFLIGHSEGSTIIFVTLSERPEYNEKVALSIHWGTSVYHKGCSSVLFLSALCKVLEPMLLDLTERLSFFGTRPMSKLRDMIVLMCRYTIFKSACFELAKFGLQSEDSQIQYVRDWSFYISKSLCGGSIRELQHYMQVGLTGRFARFSYGPKRNLQVYNSTEPPLFHLENVKSPVVLWCGKKDVFCVDDDMNKLKSQLQNVVTTDFRGHKLFSHIDFLVAKDVDKYIYKDMLALMKKYST, encoded by the exons ATGGCTCATGTTCACTCgttgataattctttttttgtgcCGTGTGATCTTGGGCGAGAGTGGTTGGACGATGGATTACGATGTAGATGGCGATTTGAGTTTA GACGATTTAGTGAAGAAACTCGGATACGACGGTATTGAATCGTACTATGGTACCGCTCCAGACGGCTACATCATAAACGTCAAACACATCAAAAGAGAGAATGCGCAAAATTTAATGCCTGTACTTTTCGTACATGGACTTACAGCATGCGCAGATAGCTTCTTCGTGAAGAAAAACGAATCTGGGCCAATTTTTCTGGCAGATCATGGTTATGACGTCTGGCTCTTGAACAGCAGGGGTACTAGAGAATCCAGCAATCACACTATACTGAACCCAGACAACGATAAGGAATTTTGGTACTTCAG CTGGCAAGAAACAGGCCTCTACGATCTCCCGTTAGCGATCGACGTTGTCTTGAAGCATAATGTGCACGACAAATTGTTCCTTATTGGACATTCCGAGGGTTCTACCATCATTTTCGTCACTTTATCAGAAAGACCGGAATATAATGAAAAGGTGGCCCTCTCAATCCATTGGGGAACGTCGGTTTACCATAAGGGATGCTCATCGGTACTATTTCTATCAGCGTTGTGCAAAGTACTTGAGCCGATGCTTTTA GATTTAACAGAAAGACTGAGCTTTTTTGGAACTAGACCGATGTCTAAATTGAGGGACATGATAGTATTGATGTGTAGATATACAATATTCAAGAGCGCCTGTTTTGAATTGGCCAAATTTGGCTTACAGAGTGAAGATTCTCAGATTCAGTATGTA CGCGATTGGTCATTCTACATTAGTAAGTCATTGTGTGGAGGCAGTATTAGGGAACTTCAACACTACATGCAGGTGGGGCTCACTG GTAGATTTGCAAGATTCAGCTATGGACCTAAGAGAAACCTTCAAGTGTACAATTCAACAGAACCCCCTCTTTTCCACCTGGAAAACGTCAAATCTCCAGTCGTTCTGTGGTGTGGTAAAAAAGACGTTTTTTGTGTCGACGATGACATGAACAAATTGAAGTCCCAGTTGCAGAATGTGGTGACAACAGACTTCAGGGGTCACAAATTGTTCAGTCACATCGACTTTCTGGTAGCGAAGGACGTTGATAAATACATCTACAAGGATATGCTGgctttgatgaaaaaatattcgacTTAA
- the LOC123314904 gene encoding mediator of RNA polymerase II transcription subunit 22 isoform X1, producing the protein MSAQRSLTHSKEALLKLYRTRLKDDVKSMLENFEEIVKLAKGEHDTQLSRMTQCEQDTFEMHVRAANIVRAGESLMKLVSDIKQYLILNDFPSVNEAITQNSKLFRTKQAECDQKLMSLRDDIAADLYDLEEEYYSSINK; encoded by the exons ATGTCAGCCCAAAGATCATTGACTCACAGTAAAGAAGCCCTCTTAAAATTGTATAGAACACGACTGAAAGACGACGTGAAAAGTATGCTAGAAAACTTCGAAG AAATAGTAAAACTTGCTAAAGGAGAGCATGATACACAGCTGTCCAGAATGACACAGTGTGAACAAGATACTTTCGAGATGCATGTTCGAGCAGCTAATATTGTTCGAGCCGGTGAATCTCTGATGAAATTAGTGTCTGATATCAAACAGTACCTGATTTTGAATGATTTCCCTTCAGTCAACGAAGCTATTACACAAAATTCCAAACTCTTTAG AACCAAACAAGCTGAATGCGACCAAAAACTGATGTCTTTGCGAGATGACATAGCTGCAGATCTGTATGACTTGGAAGAGGAGTACTACAGTAGTATTAATAAATAA